One part of the Tautonia rosea genome encodes these proteins:
- a CDS encoding type II toxin-antitoxin system prevent-host-death family antitoxin, whose protein sequence is MPQSRVRFIGSRELHRDLPKVLESLEDNDNRYVLTIHSKPKAVIIGAEAFLELLRCQTPSDRLLALQLGALVQGLGKGDSDDETPEGETVVEPEAELVSV, encoded by the coding sequence ATGCCCCAGTCCCGCGTTCGTTTCATCGGCAGCCGCGAGCTGCACCGAGACCTCCCGAAGGTCCTCGAATCCCTCGAAGACAACGACAACCGCTATGTCCTGACGATCCACAGCAAGCCCAAGGCGGTCATCATCGGAGCCGAGGCGTTCCTCGAACTGCTCCGCTGTCAGACCCCTTCGGATCGCCTGCTCGCCCTTCAGCTGGGCGCCCTGGTTCAAGGACTCGGCAAGGGAGACTCGGACGACGAGACGCCCGAAGGTGAGACGGTGGTCGAGCCCGAAGCCGAACTGGTTTCCGTCTAA
- a CDS encoding REP-associated tyrosine transposase, translating to MGPIPMPGRGSGPRRRRINHPGDAHELTFSCFRGLPLLSRDRTRGWLIESIEQARQSLRFDVWAYVIMPEHVHLIVCPREPRYEVSRMLWQIKRPVARQAIHFLKIHAPGWMGRLAKRRPDGSTTFHFWQPGGGYDRNVTEQTTLAQMIDYVHLNPVRRGLVDRPERWEWSSARWYAGIRPVRLEMDPTLPRTYE from the coding sequence ATGGGCCCAATTCCGATGCCTGGCCGCGGCTCGGGGCCCCGGCGCCGGCGGATCAATCATCCTGGGGATGCCCACGAGCTGACCTTCTCGTGTTTCCGAGGGCTCCCGCTGCTGTCCAGGGACCGGACGCGAGGCTGGTTGATCGAGTCGATCGAGCAGGCGAGGCAATCCCTCCGGTTCGATGTGTGGGCTTATGTCATCATGCCGGAGCACGTCCATCTGATTGTCTGTCCGAGGGAACCGCGGTACGAGGTCTCCCGGATGCTCTGGCAGATCAAGCGGCCGGTGGCCCGGCAGGCGATCCACTTCCTCAAGATACATGCCCCAGGATGGATGGGACGGCTGGCGAAACGACGCCCGGACGGGTCGACGACGTTCCATTTCTGGCAACCCGGGGGCGGCTACGATCGGAACGTCACCGAGCAGACGACCCTCGCACAGATGATCGACTACGTCCACCTGAATCCCGTCCGCCGTGGGCTGGTCGATCGACCGGAGCGTTGGGAGTGGTCGAGCGCCCGATGGTATGCCGGGATCCGGCCGGTGCGGTTGGAAATGGACCCGACATTGCCTCGGACTTACGAATGA
- a CDS encoding serine/threonine-protein kinase, whose translation MIGQRLGSFQLESKIGAGAMGEVFKATRHLKDGRTRTAAVKIISAEYLARDNALKRFQRESELLAQLRHPNIVRYYAHGKAQGIYYYAMEFVEGEPLDSVIERRGFLPWEEVVELGIQLCQALQFAHEHQVVHRDLKPSNLMLTKDGQLKLTDFGIAKDLDATTDLTKTGRTLGTVAYMAPEQIHGKIPISHFTDLYALGCLLYQMLTGQTPFVGNSPVVLMQAHLNTPPPRPSEKNPDIPRALDDLVVRLMAKTPSDRAWDAAQVAYQLEELRERHRRGDRVEMAFDRARAKVANAGGTVLLSHNGDSSASAPAASDSRSRTSSKSKSTSKAKARARARVAAEDVDPDLRRRRRLETGGLALALVALIGLVTYLMWPPSMETLYARAETLMQSDSRPDWKRAFSEAVEPIERRFPDHPYGEQFAEWRDRIALDEAEGRAVQLASPTPLGRPRENRPVEALYKTVLSDIVPFERLQQHALIATQWQRFTQELARRNDPEERGWLLLGQQRWQEQMESLREQKQIALNLYQQALINERNGLSEPALAQLHQLITSYATPAQGDREFLQLIANAQAVLDRLEEPTADAQVPIVAPSEPPIDPESRPEPTSEAPDLPVSSDVPAPTPEGRDPDRSGPTERPGDGADGP comes from the coding sequence ATGATCGGCCAGCGGCTTGGCTCGTTTCAGCTCGAAAGCAAGATTGGTGCCGGGGCGATGGGGGAGGTCTTCAAGGCCACCCGTCACCTCAAGGATGGCCGCACGCGCACCGCAGCGGTGAAGATCATCTCGGCCGAGTATCTTGCGCGCGACAATGCGCTGAAGCGGTTTCAGCGCGAGTCGGAGCTGCTGGCCCAGTTGCGCCACCCGAACATCGTCCGCTACTACGCCCACGGCAAGGCCCAGGGCATCTATTACTACGCGATGGAGTTCGTCGAAGGAGAGCCGCTCGATTCGGTCATCGAGCGTCGCGGCTTTCTGCCCTGGGAGGAGGTGGTCGAGCTGGGCATTCAGCTCTGCCAGGCGCTCCAGTTCGCCCACGAGCATCAGGTCGTGCACCGCGACCTCAAGCCCTCGAACCTGATGCTGACGAAGGACGGCCAGCTCAAGCTGACCGACTTTGGCATCGCCAAGGATCTCGACGCGACGACCGACCTGACCAAGACTGGCCGCACCCTCGGCACCGTCGCCTACATGGCCCCTGAGCAGATCCACGGCAAGATCCCGATCAGCCACTTCACCGACCTCTACGCCCTCGGCTGCCTGCTATACCAAATGCTGACGGGCCAGACCCCGTTCGTGGGCAACTCCCCCGTCGTCCTGATGCAGGCCCACCTCAACACGCCTCCCCCCCGGCCGAGTGAGAAAAACCCGGACATTCCCCGAGCCCTCGACGACCTGGTCGTCCGCCTCATGGCGAAGACCCCCAGCGATCGGGCCTGGGACGCCGCGCAGGTGGCCTATCAGCTCGAAGAACTCCGGGAACGGCATCGGCGCGGCGATCGGGTTGAGATGGCCTTCGATCGCGCCCGGGCCAAGGTCGCCAACGCGGGAGGAACCGTCCTACTCTCACACAACGGCGACTCGTCCGCTTCGGCCCCCGCCGCAAGCGACTCCCGCTCCCGCACCTCGTCGAAATCGAAGTCAACGTCGAAGGCCAAAGCCAGGGCCCGGGCTAGGGTCGCCGCCGAAGACGTGGATCCGGACCTCCGACGACGGCGACGGCTCGAAACCGGAGGGCTCGCCCTCGCCCTCGTCGCCCTGATCGGACTGGTCACCTATCTGATGTGGCCACCGAGCATGGAGACGCTCTACGCCCGAGCCGAAACCTTGATGCAGTCCGACAGCCGCCCCGACTGGAAACGTGCCTTCAGCGAGGCGGTCGAACCGATCGAGCGGCGCTTCCCCGACCACCCCTACGGCGAGCAGTTCGCCGAATGGCGCGACCGCATTGCACTGGACGAGGCCGAGGGCCGCGCCGTCCAGCTGGCAAGCCCAACCCCCCTGGGCCGACCCCGAGAGAATCGCCCGGTCGAGGCCCTGTACAAGACGGTCCTGTCGGACATCGTTCCGTTCGAACGCCTGCAACAGCACGCCCTGATCGCCACCCAGTGGCAGCGGTTTACCCAGGAACTCGCCCGCCGCAACGATCCCGAGGAGCGGGGTTGGCTCTTGCTCGGCCAGCAACGCTGGCAAGAGCAGATGGAGTCGCTGCGCGAACAGAAACAGATTGCCTTGAATTTGTATCAGCAGGCTCTGATCAACGAGCGTAACGGTTTATCGGAACCCGCGCTCGCACAGCTTCATCAATTGATCACATCGTATGCGACGCCGGCTCAGGGGGATCGCGAGTTCCTCCAGCTCATCGCCAACGCCCAGGCGGTGCTCGACCGCCTTGAGGAGCCGACCGCCGACGCGCAGGTTCCCATCGTGGCTCCTTCCGAGCCCCCGATCGATCCGGAATCTCGCCCCGAGCCCACCTCGGAGGCCCCGGATTTGCCGGTCTCGTCCGACGTTCCCGCTCCCACCCCGGAGGGCCGCGACCCGGATCGCAGCGGCCCGACCGAGCGTCCCGGAGACGGTGCCGACGGGCCTTGA
- a CDS encoding PadR family transcriptional regulator: MDRWETQVRRGLVELAVLAAAARGETYGYRVVEQLGSLPGLALTESTVYPALTRLAREGMLAVRVEPSPAGPPRRYYRLTDDGRGRLGRMADSWRSLTESLNLLLESGGKEP; this comes from the coding sequence ATGGATCGGTGGGAGACGCAGGTTCGGCGAGGGTTGGTGGAGCTGGCCGTGCTGGCGGCGGCGGCCCGGGGGGAGACCTACGGGTATCGCGTGGTCGAGCAGCTCGGGAGCTTGCCGGGCCTGGCGCTGACCGAGAGCACGGTCTATCCGGCCCTGACGCGGCTCGCCCGCGAGGGGATGCTCGCGGTCCGGGTCGAGCCGTCTCCTGCCGGCCCCCCCCGGCGCTACTACCGCCTGACGGACGACGGCCGAGGCCGGCTCGGACGGATGGCGGACTCCTGGCGATCGCTGACCGAGTCCCTCAACCTCCTCCTGGAATCGGGGGGGAAGGAACCCTGA